In a single window of the Myxococcus guangdongensis genome:
- a CDS encoding SDR family oxidoreductase: MTATSPTLLVTGASGHLGRRVVELLLAARKGPLIVTTREPSKLADLAARGVVVRKADFDDASTLDAAFAGAERLLLVSTDSLDVPGRRITQHRHAVEAARRVGVKHVVYTSLTRPEPDSPITLAKDHWATEQALATSGLGFTVLRNNVYMEMLLHSLPQAVAQGRLVTATGTGATAYVTREDCARTAVAALTSTYEGQRVLEITGPSAVTQAELAGFARELSGRPVEYVAVDAASLAAGLVAHGLPAPLAEAYASFDTAVAQGRMSGVSSAITDLTGQAPVSIQQFLSAHREAFAAK, encoded by the coding sequence ATGACGGCCACATCCCCCACCCTGCTCGTCACCGGCGCCTCCGGCCATCTGGGCCGCCGCGTCGTGGAGTTGCTCCTCGCAGCCAGGAAGGGGCCTCTCATCGTCACCACGCGCGAGCCATCGAAGCTCGCGGACCTGGCGGCGCGCGGCGTCGTGGTGCGCAAGGCGGACTTCGATGACGCGTCGACGCTGGACGCGGCGTTCGCCGGCGCGGAGCGACTGTTGCTCGTCAGCACGGACTCGCTCGATGTCCCCGGCCGCCGAATCACCCAGCATCGGCACGCCGTGGAGGCCGCGCGGCGCGTGGGAGTGAAGCACGTCGTCTACACGTCGCTGACGCGGCCGGAGCCGGACTCGCCCATCACGCTCGCCAAGGACCACTGGGCCACGGAGCAAGCGCTGGCGACGAGCGGACTGGGCTTCACGGTGCTGCGCAACAACGTCTACATGGAGATGCTCTTGCACAGCCTGCCCCAGGCCGTCGCGCAGGGGCGGCTCGTCACGGCCACGGGGACAGGGGCCACGGCGTATGTCACGCGTGAGGACTGCGCCAGGACGGCGGTGGCGGCGCTCACCTCGACGTACGAGGGACAGCGTGTGCTGGAAATCACCGGGCCGTCTGCGGTGACACAGGCGGAGCTCGCGGGGTTCGCCCGTGAATTGTCCGGACGCCCCGTCGAGTACGTCGCCGTGGACGCGGCGAGCCTCGCGGCGGGCCTGGTGGCGCATGGGTTGCCCGCACCGTTGGCGGAGGCCTACGCGTCGTTCGACACGGCGGTGGCGCAGGGCCGCATGAGCGGAGTGAGCTCCGCCATCACGGACCTCACCGGACAAGCGCCGGTCAGCATCCAACAGTTCCTGTCGGCACATCGCGAGGCGTTCGCGGCGAAGTGA
- a CDS encoding LysR family transcriptional regulator has protein sequence MDLNQLTLFVAVAEGASFSSAAKKLGLPKSSVSRGIARLESSLGVQLIHRTTRRVSLSTAGQALYERVSPMLLALRKSVGELPELEEEPSGVLRLTSVVDWGTTVLAEVITRFVARYPAVKVDLHLDNRVVDLVAEGFDAALRLAIAPLKDSSLRARRLGVLSLRLYASPAYLARRGTPRHPRELSSHTWVSFRSPKPFRLVGPGETLLMPQDGAIVCDDMFFMREALRQGAGVGFLPTMLAESEVAEGRLVALLPKWSMPAGSVWFVSTAERHMPRKVAAFRDFLLETLKQRAFPM, from the coding sequence ATGGACCTGAACCAGCTCACCCTCTTCGTCGCCGTCGCCGAGGGCGCCAGCTTCTCCAGCGCGGCGAAGAAGCTCGGCCTGCCCAAGTCGTCGGTGAGTCGGGGCATCGCCCGCCTGGAGTCCTCGTTGGGCGTGCAGCTCATCCACCGCACCACGCGCCGGGTGTCGCTCAGCACCGCGGGACAGGCGCTCTACGAGCGGGTGTCACCGATGCTGCTCGCGCTGCGCAAGTCCGTGGGGGAGCTGCCGGAGCTGGAGGAGGAGCCGTCGGGCGTGCTGCGACTGACGTCGGTGGTGGACTGGGGGACCACGGTGCTCGCGGAGGTCATCACCCGCTTCGTGGCGCGCTACCCCGCGGTGAAGGTGGACCTGCACCTGGACAACCGCGTCGTGGACCTGGTGGCGGAGGGCTTCGATGCCGCCCTGCGCCTCGCCATCGCGCCACTGAAGGACTCATCGCTGCGCGCCCGCCGCCTCGGGGTGCTCTCGCTGCGGCTCTATGCCTCGCCGGCGTATCTGGCGCGCCGGGGCACGCCTCGCCATCCTCGCGAGCTGTCCAGTCACACCTGGGTGTCGTTCCGCTCCCCCAAGCCCTTCCGACTTGTCGGGCCCGGCGAGACACTCCTCATGCCGCAGGATGGCGCCATCGTCTGCGACGACATGTTCTTCATGCGGGAGGCGCTTCGTCAGGGCGCGGGCGTCGGATTCCTGCCGACGATGCTCGCGGAGTCGGAGGTCGCGGAGGGACGCCTTGTCGCGCTGCTGCCCAAATGGAGCATGCCCGCGGGGAGCGTGTGGTTCGTCTCCACCGCGGAGCGCCACATGCCTCGCAAGGTCGCCGCCTTCCGCGACTTCCTCCTCGAGACGCTGAAGCAGCGCGCCTTCCCGATGTGA
- a CDS encoding di-heme oxidoreductase family protein produces the protein MRRAVMLGALLLWSAGCGEEAPRVPLEPPRAGGATTVDNRTSQAFAQPAANLRPEYDRLHRAGDAAFAAIFVPAPSRVNPGLGPTYNNVSCNGCHLRNGRGMPVMGHTAQRTQLLVRVSLPEGVPDHPNGAVPVPGLGLQVRDQAIYGEVPPASLTLSWVERPGQYPDGTPYTLRSPNVNIVKSDGTALPERMMMSLRLPPPVFGLGLLEAVPIETLRALEDPDDRDGDGISGRLNEVWDVALRTLLPGRFGWKANSPHLLQQSAEAYFNDMGISSPLFPEPDGTHEITTDILQAAVFYSESLGVPARTALEDPVVQRGEKLFRTMGCESCHRETLETGEAAYEELAFQRIHPYTDMLLHDMGPELADGRPDGAATGTEWRTAALWGLGLTHTVLPYSGFLHDGRARTIEEAVLWHGGEALTARDDFRRLSVDDRAAVLKFLGSL, from the coding sequence ATGCGACGTGCGGTGATGCTGGGAGCCCTGCTGCTGTGGTCCGCCGGTTGTGGAGAGGAGGCGCCGAGGGTGCCCCTCGAGCCACCGAGGGCGGGCGGGGCCACCACCGTCGACAACCGCACGTCGCAGGCGTTCGCCCAGCCGGCCGCGAACCTGCGACCCGAGTACGACCGGCTGCACCGTGCGGGCGACGCGGCGTTCGCGGCCATCTTCGTTCCGGCGCCGTCCCGAGTGAACCCGGGGCTGGGGCCCACGTACAACAACGTCTCCTGCAACGGCTGTCACCTGCGCAACGGGCGCGGCATGCCGGTGATGGGCCATACCGCGCAGCGCACCCAGCTCCTCGTGCGCGTGAGCCTGCCCGAAGGCGTGCCCGACCATCCGAACGGCGCGGTGCCAGTCCCGGGCCTGGGGCTGCAGGTGCGCGACCAGGCCATCTATGGCGAGGTGCCGCCCGCTTCGCTCACGCTGTCGTGGGTGGAGCGCCCCGGACAGTATCCGGACGGCACGCCGTACACGCTGCGCTCGCCGAACGTGAACATCGTCAAGTCGGATGGCACCGCGTTGCCGGAGCGCATGATGATGTCGCTGCGGCTGCCGCCGCCCGTCTTCGGACTGGGGCTGCTGGAGGCGGTTCCCATCGAGACGCTGCGCGCGCTCGAGGACCCGGATGACCGGGACGGTGACGGCATCTCCGGTCGGTTGAATGAGGTCTGGGACGTGGCGCTGCGCACGCTCCTGCCCGGGCGCTTCGGGTGGAAGGCGAACAGCCCGCACCTGCTGCAGCAGTCCGCGGAGGCGTACTTCAACGACATGGGCATCAGCAGCCCGCTCTTCCCGGAGCCGGACGGGACGCACGAAATCACCACGGACATCCTGCAGGCGGCCGTCTTCTATTCCGAGTCGCTCGGCGTCCCCGCGCGCACCGCGCTGGAGGACCCCGTCGTCCAACGTGGCGAGAAGCTGTTCCGCACGATGGGCTGCGAGTCCTGCCACCGCGAGACGCTGGAGACGGGCGAGGCCGCCTATGAGGAGCTCGCCTTCCAGCGCATCCATCCGTACACGGACATGTTGCTGCACGACATGGGGCCGGAGCTCGCGGACGGCCGGCCGGATGGCGCGGCCACCGGGACGGAGTGGCGCACGGCGGCGCTGTGGGGCCTGGGGCTGACGCACACGGTGCTGCCCTACTCCGGCTTCCTGCATGACGGTCGCGCCCGGACGATTGAAGAGGCGGTGCTGTGGCACGGCGGCGAGGCGCTCACGGCGCGCGACGACTTCCGACGTCTGTCCGTTGACGACCGCGCCGCGGTGTTGAAGTTCCTCGGCTCGCTCTGA
- a CDS encoding imelysin family protein: MKRISLPLRLALAPALLTGSLLVTACGDDDSSPPADGDSKVTTELVVTFADKVVVPTYARLATRLTELDAACAALAAAPSADKLTAAKAAWRAARIPWEQSEGFLFGPVDSFGYDPALDSWPVSHTELDAVLANNDALTQQYVSNLKNEQKGFHTLEYLIFGDGGTKTVAQLTPRQLEYVTALSAELKAVGQLLHGAWAQAHDGNPPFRDTLATAGQSGNSAYPSVEAAAQEMVGGITTILDEVANGKIAEPYDTKDPDVVESQFAYNSLEDFTNNIRSVENAYLGHLQGEAKTGTSLQDVVGVDTALDAKIRQQIAGSISALAAVREPFRESINDNTERPKIVAAQEAIRTLHDTFQGEVLPLLSK, translated from the coding sequence ATGAAGCGTATCTCCCTGCCCCTGCGTCTGGCGCTCGCGCCCGCGCTCCTCACCGGCTCGCTGCTCGTCACCGCCTGCGGCGACGATGACTCCAGCCCCCCCGCCGATGGCGACTCCAAGGTCACCACCGAGCTCGTCGTCACGTTCGCGGACAAGGTCGTGGTGCCGACCTATGCGCGGCTGGCCACGCGGCTGACCGAGCTGGACGCGGCCTGTGCGGCGCTCGCGGCGGCGCCCTCGGCGGACAAGCTGACGGCGGCCAAGGCGGCGTGGCGCGCGGCGCGCATCCCCTGGGAGCAGAGCGAGGGCTTCCTCTTCGGTCCCGTGGACAGCTTCGGCTATGACCCGGCGCTGGACAGCTGGCCCGTGAGCCACACCGAGCTGGACGCGGTGCTCGCCAACAACGACGCCCTCACCCAGCAGTACGTGAGCAACCTCAAGAACGAGCAGAAGGGCTTCCACACGCTGGAGTACCTCATCTTCGGCGACGGTGGCACGAAGACGGTGGCGCAGCTGACGCCCCGCCAGCTCGAGTACGTCACGGCCCTGTCCGCGGAGCTCAAGGCCGTGGGCCAGTTGCTGCACGGCGCGTGGGCGCAGGCGCACGACGGCAACCCGCCGTTCCGTGACACGCTCGCCACCGCGGGCCAGTCGGGCAACAGCGCGTACCCGTCCGTCGAGGCCGCCGCACAGGAGATGGTGGGCGGCATCACCACCATCCTCGACGAGGTCGCCAACGGGAAGATCGCCGAGCCCTACGACACCAAGGACCCGGACGTGGTGGAGAGCCAGTTCGCGTACAACTCGCTCGAGGACTTCACCAACAACATCCGCAGCGTGGAGAACGCGTACCTGGGCCACCTGCAGGGAGAGGCGAAGACGGGCACGTCGCTGCAGGACGTGGTGGGCGTGGACACCGCGCTCGACGCGAAGATCCGCCAGCAGATCGCCGGCTCCATCAGCGCGCTGGCCGCCGTCCGCGAGCCGTTCCGTGAGTCCATCAACGACAACACGGAGCGTCCCAAGATCGTCGCCGCGCAGGAGGCCATCCGCACCCTGCACGACACCTTCCAGGGCGAGGTCCTGCCCCTGCTGTCCAAGTGA